One part of the Mycolicibacterium aromaticivorans JS19b1 = JCM 16368 genome encodes these proteins:
- the der gene encoding ribosome biogenesis GTPase Der encodes MSEDGTWTDESDWELSDEGFDDDGEALAPPPVVAVVGRPNVGKSTLVNRILGRREAVVQDLPGVTRDRVSYDASWTGRRFVVQDTGGWEPDAKGLQQLVAEQASVAMQTADAVILVVDATVGATTGDEAAARILRRSGKPVFLAANKVDNEKGEADAAALWSLGLGEPHPISAMHGRGVADLLDEVVADLPAQSEVAQATGGPRRVALVGKPNVGKSSLLNRLAGAERSVVHDVAGTTVDPVDSLIELGGKTWRFVDTAGLRRRVGQASGHEFYASVRTHSAIDAAEVVVVLIDASEPLTEQDQRVLTMVIEAGRALVLAFNKWDLVDEDRRYLLDREIDRELAQLQWAPRVNISAKSGRAVQKLVPAMETSLASWDSRISTGQLNTWIKEVVAATPPPVRGGKQPRILFATQATARPPTFVLFTSGFLEAGYRRFLERRLRETFGFEGTPIRINVRVREKRKLKPR; translated from the coding sequence ATGAGCGAAGACGGCACGTGGACTGACGAAAGCGATTGGGAGCTTTCCGACGAGGGATTCGACGATGACGGGGAGGCGCTGGCGCCGCCACCGGTGGTGGCGGTGGTCGGGCGGCCCAACGTCGGCAAGTCCACGTTGGTCAACCGCATTCTCGGCCGGCGTGAGGCCGTCGTGCAGGACCTGCCGGGGGTGACCCGCGACCGGGTGTCCTACGACGCGTCCTGGACCGGGCGGCGCTTCGTCGTGCAGGACACCGGCGGGTGGGAGCCGGACGCAAAGGGCTTGCAGCAGTTGGTCGCCGAGCAGGCCTCGGTCGCGATGCAGACTGCCGATGCGGTGATCCTGGTCGTCGACGCGACGGTCGGTGCCACCACCGGCGACGAGGCCGCAGCGCGAATCCTGCGACGGTCGGGCAAGCCAGTGTTCTTGGCGGCCAACAAGGTTGACAACGAGAAGGGCGAGGCCGACGCGGCCGCGTTGTGGTCGCTGGGGCTGGGGGAGCCGCACCCGATCAGTGCCATGCACGGCCGGGGGGTGGCCGATCTGCTGGACGAGGTCGTCGCGGACCTGCCTGCGCAATCCGAGGTGGCTCAGGCCACTGGCGGACCACGACGGGTGGCTCTTGTGGGCAAGCCCAACGTCGGCAAGAGCTCGCTGCTGAACCGGTTGGCGGGAGCTGAGCGTTCGGTGGTCCACGATGTCGCGGGAACCACGGTCGACCCGGTGGACTCGCTGATCGAACTAGGCGGCAAGACATGGCGTTTCGTCGACACCGCTGGCTTGCGTCGCCGGGTCGGCCAGGCCAGCGGCCACGAGTTCTACGCGTCGGTCCGTACGCACAGCGCGATCGATGCCGCCGAAGTGGTCGTCGTGCTGATCGACGCGTCTGAGCCGCTGACCGAACAGGACCAGCGTGTCCTGACGATGGTGATCGAAGCGGGTCGGGCGCTGGTGCTCGCGTTCAACAAATGGGACCTCGTCGACGAGGACCGGCGCTATCTGCTGGACCGCGAGATCGACCGCGAACTCGCGCAGCTGCAGTGGGCGCCGCGGGTGAACATCTCTGCCAAGAGCGGTCGCGCGGTGCAGAAGCTCGTGCCGGCGATGGAGACCTCGCTGGCATCCTGGGATTCCCGCATCTCGACCGGGCAGCTCAATACCTGGATCAAAGAAGTGGTCGCGGCCACCCCGCCGCCGGTACGCGGCGGTAAGCAGCCGCGGATCCTGTTCGCCACCCAGGCCACCGCCCGCCCGCCGACGTTTGTGCTGTTCACCAGTGGTTTCTTGGAGGCCGGCTATCGGCGGTTCCTGGAGCGGCGGCTGCGCGAGACCTTCGGTTTCGAGGGCACCCCAATCCGGATCAACGTGCGGGTGCGGGAAAAGCGCAAGCTCAAGCCGCGTTGA